One Cotesia glomerata isolate CgM1 linkage group LG8, MPM_Cglom_v2.3, whole genome shotgun sequence genomic window carries:
- the LOC123270586 gene encoding SH3 domain-containing protein Dlish, with protein sequence MAFLCPVRIRRGKKKKPGAHNFSLEKDGLGSTVGLGSNRVALPPGRITGSASIETLVRVGIEKENGLSPDSKMVIIHDFTPCVDDELQVKRGQVVNILYRENDWVYVIAADTRMEGFVPHSYCAPYTSQLAEQTLASLMNNVKKKLPRSNDGDSDNITSAGSTTTTLNNNNNSTNNNNNTNNNNNNNSSSRSQILDSQHTDTGSASDCESYARNITTADININRNIAQSQNSIQTILSQPDVHPFFKDPSAGRYIVLYTFVARDENDVSVERGEFVTVLNRDDPDWFWVLRHCDGNEGFVPSGFVYPGHVLHSYQTTASTTTTTTSPVTTTADHSLGVRNSPAQNEQPQQQKDVRDLRDETTGTELVVLYDYKAQAPDDLSVRRADWIYADLGNQTVDGWLWAYAPKTRKYGFIPKAYARPPAMTSL encoded by the exons ATGGCTTTTTTATGCCCTGTACGGATACGACGTGGGAAGAAGAAGAAAC CGGGCGCGCACAATTTCAGTCTTGAGAAAGACGGGCTGGGATCCACTGTTGGTTTAGGATCTAATCGGGTGGCACTGCCGCCAGGAAGGATTACAGGTAGTGCGAGCATTGAGACACTTGTTCGAGTTGGGATTGAGAAAGAAAATGGTCTTTCTCCAGACAGTAAAATGGTTATTATTCATGATTTTACGCCTTGCGTTGATGACGAATTGCAAGTCAAACGTGGACAG gTTGTTAATATATTGTACAGAGAAAACGACTGGGTGTATGTAATAGCAGCAGACACACGTATGGAAGGATTCGTACCACACTCGTATTGCGCACCTTACACATCTCAGCTCGCGGAGCAAACTCTCGCGAGTTTGATGAACAATGTGAAGAAAAAACTCCCGCGGTCAAATGACGGTGACAGCGACAACATAACCTCCGCTGGGTCGACAACAACGACACtgaacaataacaacaacagtactaataacaacaataacactaataataacaataacaataatagtagTTCGCGTTCGCAAATATTAGATTCGCAACACACGGACACTGGTTCGGCTTCAGATTGCGAGAGTTATGCCAGAAATATAACGACTGCTGATATTAACATCAATCGCAATATTGCGCAGTCGCAGAACTCGATCCAAACCATTTTGTCGCAGCCTGATGTTCATCCTTTCTtcaag gaTCCATCAGCAGGGAGGTATATAGTTTTATACACCTTCGTCGCACGAGACGAAAACGACGTGAGCGTAGAACGCGGAGAATTCGTGACAGTGTTGAACCGCGATGATCCCGATTGGTTCTGGGTTCTCCGCCATTGTGACGGCAACGAAGGGTTTGTTCCCTCTGGATTCGTCTATCCTGGTCATGTGTTGCATTCTTATCAAACAACTGCCAGTACAACAACGACAACAACTTCACCAGTCACAACGACAGCTGATCATAGTTTAG gAGTTCGGAATTCCCCGGCCCAAAACGAACAACCTCAGCAGCAAAAAGACGTGAGAGACTTAAGGGATGAAACGACAGGCACTGAATTAGTCGTGTTGTACGATTACAAGGCGCAGGCGCCTGACGATTTATCAGTACGTAGAGCAGACTGGATCTACGCAGATCTAGGTAATCAAACGGTCGACGGATGGCTCTGGGCGTACGCTCCAAAAACTCGCAAGTACGGATTCATTCCGAAGGCTTACGCTCGTCCTCCTGCAATGACTAgcttgtaa
- the LOC123270587 gene encoding uncharacterized protein LOC123270587 isoform X1 has product MHLYFYIINLKMETGTSRKPKKYKSRVPRLIRSKSEPSQDYEKNYETDFNESEAHYDHYTEDESQEYDHEEEDDDKEETSRIKTFGLGLCSACHLTVDSKMGRSKSSPCHGDHLVCQRCVKHCSEPDENCLLCDSSASSNQAYEDSYDLMNLNLDSPESQEITSDVFQKSPQDLELSYTSLTSLEIRTSLTSRNECSRRPIRCPRLDCAINIAFSSLINHFLFDHPEVPILSVEPGVKSTLVFNKSTFFQDSNLCLAILLISGKLTDQVARLFNGSQLHPKYRNRLPLPVLATRLRSSSADPLNYEMEVIVLWIASLDVATIGTICYSIEVVDDLNDCIRSLRYTGPVNSLRIAQRPREVLRNGDCLVVHRELINQLTAAGNLNINVVVN; this is encoded by the exons atgcatttatatttttatataattaaccTAAAAATGGAGACAGGAACTTCGAGAAAGCCCAAAAAATACAAGTCACGTGTTCCGCGTCTGATAAGAAGTAAATCCGAGCCGAGCCAagattacgaaaaaaattatgaaacagATTTCAATGAAAGTGAAGCGCATTATGATCATTACACTGAAGACGAGTCTCAAGAATACGAtcacgaggaagaagacgatGATAAAGAAGAAACAAGCAGAATCAAAACTTTTGGGTTAGGATTATGCTCCGCGTGTCATCTGACGGTGGATTCAAAAATGGGCCGTAGCAAATCATCGCCTTGCCATGGCGACCATCTTGTCTGTCAGCGATGCGTCAAACACTGTTCAGAACCAG ATGAAAATTGTCTTCTGTGCGACTCCAGCGCCAGCAGTAACCAAGCTTACGAAGACTCGTATGACTTGATGAATCTTAACCTAGACTCACCCGAATCTCAGGAAATAACTTCTGACGTCTTCCAAAAAAGTCCGCAAGACTTGGAACTGTCTTACACGTCATTGACGTCGTTGGAAATAAGAACAAGCTTAACGTCACGGAACGAGTGTTCTCGACGACCAATCCGCTGTCCGAGATTAGATTGCGCAATAAACATTGCGTTTTCTTCTCTTATAAATCATTTCTTGTTCGATCACCCGGAGGTTCCGATTCTGAGCGTGGAACCCGGTGTCAAGAGCACCCTGGTGTTTAATAAGTCAACTTTTTTTCAGGACTCTAACCTCTGTCTTGCTATTCTTCTAATTTCGGGCAAACTGAC tgatCAAGTAGCTCGTTTGTTCAACGGAAGTCAACTTCACCCAAAATATCGAAATCGACTGCCATTGCCGGTTCTAGCCACCAGACTGCGTTCCAGTTCCGCTGACCCACTCAACTACGAGATGGAAGTTATTGTTCTGTGGATCGCGAGCCTAGATGTCGCTACTATCGGAACAATCTGCTATTCGATAGAA gTAGTTGATGACTTGAACGACTGTATCCGGTCGTTGAGATACACTGGACCGGTAAATTCCCTCCGGATTGCGCAGCGTCCAAGGGAAGTTCTCAGGAACGGAGATTGTTTGGTAGTTCATCGGGAATTGATTAACCAATTGACGGCTGCGGGTAACCTCAATATAAACGTGGTCGTCAATTGA
- the LOC123270587 gene encoding uncharacterized protein LOC123270587 isoform X2, whose product MHLYFYIINLKMETGTSRKPKKYKSRVPRLIRSKSEPSQDYEKNYETDFNESEAHYDHYTEDESQEYDHEEEDDDKEETSRIKTFGLGLCSACHLTVDSKMGRSKSSPCHGDHLVCQRCVKHCSEPDENCLLCDSSASSNQAYEDSYDLMNLNLDSPESQEITSDVFQKSPQDLELSYTSLTSLEIRTSLTSRNECSRRPIRCPRLDCAINIAFSSLINHFLFDHPEVPILSVEPGVKSTLVFNKSTFFQDSNLCLAILLISGKLTDQVARLFNGSQLHPKYRNRLPLPVLATRLRSSSADPLNYEMEVIVLWIASLDVATIGTICYSIEYKIFN is encoded by the exons atgcatttatatttttatataattaaccTAAAAATGGAGACAGGAACTTCGAGAAAGCCCAAAAAATACAAGTCACGTGTTCCGCGTCTGATAAGAAGTAAATCCGAGCCGAGCCAagattacgaaaaaaattatgaaacagATTTCAATGAAAGTGAAGCGCATTATGATCATTACACTGAAGACGAGTCTCAAGAATACGAtcacgaggaagaagacgatGATAAAGAAGAAACAAGCAGAATCAAAACTTTTGGGTTAGGATTATGCTCCGCGTGTCATCTGACGGTGGATTCAAAAATGGGCCGTAGCAAATCATCGCCTTGCCATGGCGACCATCTTGTCTGTCAGCGATGCGTCAAACACTGTTCAGAACCAG ATGAAAATTGTCTTCTGTGCGACTCCAGCGCCAGCAGTAACCAAGCTTACGAAGACTCGTATGACTTGATGAATCTTAACCTAGACTCACCCGAATCTCAGGAAATAACTTCTGACGTCTTCCAAAAAAGTCCGCAAGACTTGGAACTGTCTTACACGTCATTGACGTCGTTGGAAATAAGAACAAGCTTAACGTCACGGAACGAGTGTTCTCGACGACCAATCCGCTGTCCGAGATTAGATTGCGCAATAAACATTGCGTTTTCTTCTCTTATAAATCATTTCTTGTTCGATCACCCGGAGGTTCCGATTCTGAGCGTGGAACCCGGTGTCAAGAGCACCCTGGTGTTTAATAAGTCAACTTTTTTTCAGGACTCTAACCTCTGTCTTGCTATTCTTCTAATTTCGGGCAAACTGAC tgatCAAGTAGCTCGTTTGTTCAACGGAAGTCAACTTCACCCAAAATATCGAAATCGACTGCCATTGCCGGTTCTAGCCACCAGACTGCGTTCCAGTTCCGCTGACCCACTCAACTACGAGATGGAAGTTATTGTTCTGTGGATCGCGAGCCTAGATGTCGCTACTATCGGAACAATCTGCTATTCGATAGAA tataaaatatttaattaa
- the LOC123270593 gene encoding SH3 domain-binding protein 5 homolog, with protein MADVDDADAPLDPRIQIELENLNSATDDINKLEIELDEANSTFKQLLSESTKQLEEFVNKLGHSCIEKARCYYEASEVARQAQIQCQHQAHLYQRASEIHAAAKETVALAEARFISHRHEWNFDQAWQDMLNHATIKVMDAENQKAECGREHHRKAVLFHDADKKAQQLEEKYRRAIIKARPYFEVRANCEQKLAQQKEKVQCLEKAVKEAKRAYAESFQALEKISNEIHQQRRELSIMVNGPREPGVGAELITPDGSLDYKDELNRVTAGRLDSLTSETDSDERARDIEDVNELKDRMENLSARSVDGSESTSSQWELELQSVLAINNYSKSLTSSPVNAYSFNNKKDNLSSNNNNNNNNNDINEPTESINELSDNQNNLDNNANGLNNESKDNVPSNVFTNNSDVSSTRESEKDSHVQAQFVESPKKREPTCKISSVKELPLLSIFNRSSSLRMSRDRSCSMVNLDDKNNIKSILDNTDLKNIQAVSVERLACARNILMSDK; from the exons ATGGCGGATGTTGACGACGCGGACGCTCCTCTAGATCCCAGGattcag attgaATTGGAAAATTTGAATAGTGCGACTGATGATATCAACAAACTTGAGATTGAACTTGAT GAAGCAAACAGTACATTCAAACAACTTCTTTCGGAGTCAACGAAGCAATTAGAagaatttgtaaataaattagggCACAGTTGTATTGAAAAAGCCCGATGTTATTACGAAGCTAGTGAAGTTGCTCGTCAAGCACAA ATCCAATGTCAACATCAAGCACATTTATATCAACGTGCAAGTGAAATTCATGCAGCAGCTAAAGAAACGGTCGCGTTAGCTGAAGCGAGATTTATATCACACAGGCACGAGTGGAATTTCGATCAAGCATGGCAGGATATGTTGAATCACGCGACTATAAAa gTAATGGACGCAGAAAATCAAAAAGCCGAGTGTGGAAGAGAGCACCACCGTAAAGCAGTTTTGTTCCACGACGCAGACAAAAAAGCCCAACAGCTGGAAGAGAAGTACCGGCGTGCGATAATAAAAGCTCGCCCGTACTTTGAGGTCCGTGCAAACTGCGAGCAGAAACTGGCGCAACAAAAGGAAAAGGTTCAGTGCTTGGAGAAGGCGGTGAAGGAGGCGAAGCGAGCGTACGCGGAGAGCTTTCAAGCCTTGGAGAAAATAAGCAACGAAATACACCAGCAGAGGAGGGAGCTCTCCATAATGGTTAATGGTCCACGCGAACCGGGTGTCGGCGCGGAATTAATTACGCCCGACGGCAGCTTGGATTACAAAGACGAATTGAATAGAGTTACTGCCGGTAGATTAGATTCGCTCACCAGCGAGACTGATTCCGATGAGCGGGCGCGTGATATCGAg GACGTCAATGAGTTGAAAGACCGGATGGAAAATCTGTCAGCACGATCAGTGGACGGCAGCGAGTCGACATCAAGCCAGTGGGAGCTGGAACTACAATCCGTActagcaataaataattactcaaaatCGTTAACTAGTAGTCCGGTTAACGCATatagtttcaataataaaaaagacaatcttagtagtaataataataataataataataataacgatatTAATGAACCAACCGAATCGATCAACGAATTGTCAGATAATCAAAATAACTTAGACAATAACGCAAATGGTCTAAACAATGAATCTAAGGACAATGTGCCAAGTAATGTCTTTACTAATAATTCTGACGTCAGTTCAACGAGAGAATCCGAAAAAGATTCTCATGTCCAAGCTCAATTTGTTGAAAGTCCAAAAAAGAGAGAACCGACTTGTAAAATTTCAAGTGTTAAAGAACTGCCACTGCTTTCGATCTTCAACAGGTCTAGTTCTCTGAGAATGTCCAGAGATCGCAGTTGCAGTATGGTTAATTTggacgataaaaataatattaaatccaTACTTGACAATActgatttgaaaaatatacaaGCGGTTAGTGTAGAAAGATTAGCTTGTGCTCGTAATATTTTAATGTCTGATAAATAA